The Nicotiana tomentosiformis chromosome 2, ASM39032v3, whole genome shotgun sequence genome includes the window aaaatttgaaTCAAAAGTCAAGCTGTCATAACTTTGCTAATTGCTCCTCTCTATATGCATCATTTCAAATCAAAAGAACAGCAAACACATTTTTGTCTCCACCACCACTTTGTCCCTTCTTTACCCTTTTCCATTTTGAATGTCATTCTCACATCTAAGTGATAAAATCCAATCTTTTTCAATACCCAAGTGAAAAAATTCATTCTTTTTGAATACCCAAGTTCAATAATTCAATCTTGCTCAATAcccaagtaaaaaaaaaattcaatcttttTTAATACCCAGAAGTTTTATAATCAAGATCTTGAAAACCCAGTTCGAATATTCCAAAAAGTAGCAATATTTGTATGTAGTCACTTCAGATCGTACAGATTTTGCAAAAAGGAGTAATCTTGGGAAGAAAAAGTGATAATGCCAAGGCAGAATCAAGCTATGGTAGAGGGTCTAGTACCCAAGATCCGTAAAAGGGGTTGTTCTTCATCTTCATCTGCATCATCAAAAGTGTATAACTACAGATTTAAGCGGGCTATTTTAGTTGGAAAAGGTAGAAACGGGCTCGGGCCCGGGCTTAGAGGGTCCAGATCCAGTACACCAGTGCCAAGCTGGAGGGCTACTCCATTAAGAAATGTTGTTGAGTCACCAAAACAGTCACTTGGTGGGATATCACAGCCTGTTTCAGCTAGAAAATTGGCTGCCACATTGTGGGAGATGAATGAAATGCCTTCCCCTAGAATGACTGATGACTTGGGAAAAAAGAAGATGATGATGTTGAAGAAGGAGAAATTGCGGGGCCTTCATTCGGGCTCGGACTCTGTTTTGGGCGATTTGCCTCCCCATTTGTGTGATCCATCTCATAGCCCGGTTTCTGAGGTGAGCTGTCTCTTTTATTCTGTGCCCTTTTATGTTATATTTTGCTAAGGGTCTACCGGGAACCACCGCTCTATCTTACCAGGTAGGAGTACTTACACATTACATcgcagaccccacttgtgagattagttgttgttgttgtctttcATGGTATATTTTGAAACGTAATTTTAGATTGAAAGTTTGCAGAGTATTGTGTCTGTGATGTAGGAACTATATTTTGGTGAATTGAATTTGATTAGTTTCTTGTGGTTGTTGGAAATCTAGAGAAAATGACGTTTTTTGATGTGTGTATTAAGTCAAATTCTCAAATATTTGTAGTACTTAGTATTTATTTATAAGTAATTCCCAAATATTAATATATGATTGATTGTAAGTTACATATGGTGAAAGTGACATTCTCATTCTCTGGCTGACCATTCTGTTAAATCCCAGAGatagaaatagaaataaaaatGAATTTATAGAATGGACTTGCTTTGTTGATAATGTAAGAGTTGCTGCTTGACAGTTGACATCATCTTTGGAGGTTTTGTGGTTGTGTTAATATTTGTCTTATTATTACTGACTAAAGAAGACTTGGCCTTGACAAGCTACTCCCTATTTACTGAGTAAAAAAAAGGTCTTGGCCTTGACAAGCAGTTTCAGAGATGATGATATGCCTTCTCTTTTCCGCTTGATAGGGGTATACCGCACTCATTTTTTGATGCATAGTGACAAGTGGGGCGATCGTAGTTATGTAAGTTCATTCTTGGTAATCCATACTTCCTTACATTGATTGTGCAGAGGATGGATCGATCTGGAACAGGAAGCTATCAGAAGAGGGCATCAACAACTTCCCGTAGACAACAAAGGACTACGGACCATAATGTTGGAATGTTAGATTCTTTAAGCAGCGCCAGTTTAATGGAGGTGGCAAGCAATTCCTTCCTGTCGATGAATTTTATTGATGTTTTATTGTTCTTTATGTCCTTTAACTTCATTTGCATGCAATTTTTGTTAATATTGACTTTAGCGTATTGTCACACACTGTCTCTTCGTGTTTGTGCAAGTAAACATGGAAATCAATGGTTAGGTCCTATAAGGGTTGATTTGAAATGCATTGACTGGCTATGAATACTTAGGTTGCTAAAAAAGAGTGATAATTTATATCAATCTGTAATGCAGCTCGAGACCAGGTCTCGTGCCCAGACTCCACGGGGATCAGTGGCTGGTTTTGGCAGCCGTCTGAAGGATGTTAGTAACGCTTTGACAACATCCAAAGAGCTTCTAAAAATAATCAATCGAATTTGGGCACATGCTGATCAACCTTCATCTAGCACATCTCTTGTCTCTGCATTACATGCTGAGCTTGAAAGGGCCCGCCTGCAGGTGAATCAGCTTATTCAAGAACAGCGCTCAGATCAAAATGAGATTAATTATCTCCTTAAATGCTTCGCTGAAGAGAAAGCGGCTTGGAAAAACAAAGAGCAACAGGTCGTTGAGGCTGCAATTGAATCCATTGCAAATGAACTTGAGGTTGAGAGAAAGCTAAGGCGGAGATTTGAGAGCTTGAACAAAAAACTCGGCAAAGAGTTGTTGGATACAAAAGCATCATTCATGAAGGCAGTGAAAGAGCTTGAAAGCGAGAAGAGAGCCAGAGAGGTAATGGAACAGGTATGCGACGAATTAGCTAGAGACATCGGTGAAGACAGAGCTGAAGTAGAAGAGATGAAGAAGGAATCTGCAAAAGTTCAAGAAGAGATTGAACAGGAAAGAGAGATGCTCCAGTTAGCTGACAGATTGCGCGAGGAAAGGGCTCACACAAAACTCTCAGAGGCCAAGAATCACTTTGAGGAGAAACATTCTGCTATTAACAAGCTAAAGAAGCAACTTGAAGGATTCCTGGGAAAGAAAAAGGCCAAAGGTAGGGGAAATAGTTCTCTAAATTTCAGAAATAATGAAGAGGTGACAGCATCCT containing:
- the LOC104110512 gene encoding uncharacterized protein At5g41620, with the protein product MPRQNQAMVEGLVPKIRKRGCSSSSSASSKVYNYRFKRAILVGKGRNGLGPGLRGSRSSTPVPSWRATPLRNVVESPKQSLGGISQPVSARKLAATLWEMNEMPSPRMTDDLGKKKMMMLKKEKLRGLHSGSDSVLGDLPPHLCDPSHSPVSERMDRSGTGSYQKRASTTSRRQQRTTDHNVGMLDSLSSASLMELETRSRAQTPRGSVAGFGSRLKDVSNALTTSKELLKIINRIWAHADQPSSSTSLVSALHAELERARLQVNQLIQEQRSDQNEINYLLKCFAEEKAAWKNKEQQVVEAAIESIANELEVERKLRRRFESLNKKLGKELLDTKASFMKAVKELESEKRAREVMEQVCDELARDIGEDRAEVEEMKKESAKVQEEIEQEREMLQLADRLREERAHTKLSEAKNHFEEKHSAINKLKKQLEGFLGKKKAKGRGNSSLNFRNNEEVTASLSKALLHQNEEKEDDGGEVENVADCGEDSAESDLHSIELNMDNSNKSYNWAYPSDIVRESKRISVDERRARNSNSGQPRRSTPIQRSISGGVVEYVNQAANLPTSGDRLDMERLNELEKLGQRYSYLDEAHRLKAVKGLKDHLLASSGSSPIRQWEQPWPSRDPCATIPERSSIIQGSAPKSRLGEVRGEGQSVRRSRR